The sequence below is a genomic window from Theobroma cacao cultivar B97-61/B2 chromosome 6, Criollo_cocoa_genome_V2, whole genome shotgun sequence.
TTTAGATTTCTTTCCAATATCAGGGGTTTTCATGTACCCAAGAGATAAAAGTGTCAAATGTTTATTTCAAGAGATAATTTTaaggaaacaaaataaaatagtttcTTAAAATTCTAGGATTATaacaaaaagtcaaaaaaatagtgataaagaataaaaataaaaaattgaatgattttgaaaatatataaataaccaAACCcattgaatatttaattttccaaTGGTTTGCAGAACAGCACCTTACATCTTTGCCAAGGAAGGAGGAACTATGGTGTAAGAAATGGTAAACTGAAATAGattgtttttttaatagaaatgtgctcaaattaaaatacttttattttaaatatatgaatgtgatgaaattacagtgaaaaattaaaaaaaatgcttaaagataatataaattgatTATATACAATTAATATATCTTATCCACCTATAAAGTTTCcaagtttttcttttggagGGTTTGACACTAGGGAGTTGGAGAAAGTAAAAGCTCTTATCTTGGAATTGTCCACTAATGCCAAAATGTGCCATAAGAAGGCAAACATGAGTAAGTAGTTGTCCGCCACTAGCGAGATGTTGAGCATGCTCTTTCCATCCACAATGACCTGCGGCATATGTCAGTAGTTCCACCCACACTTTATTCATCATATCCCACTTTTCTTTGCGTGCCTGGTTCGGAGgttttaaattttgcaatTGTTTCGCAGGAATGCACCCTTTGGAGAGAATAACGGGCTTGATTCAAGCGACATTCAATTTTTCCATTATGTTGTTTCCTTGCAAAATATTAGTGCCCCTTTCAAGCAACTCTTTGCAGGCTTCTTCCATTTGCAtgtctctctttcttccaaaAAAATCGATCACCTCCTCACAGGCTTTTTTGTACCTTATATAACCAAACCCTTTGGGTAGCATATTTGGACACATGACAACAAGGTAAAGCATGTACTCCGATAGGCATCTGCTGATTTTGCTGCATGCATTGAGACTACTGAAACCCTGAGTCCGATTATCATCATGGTAACAGAGTTGGGTAGCAATGTGCCAAAGAAGAATGCTTTCGTCAAATTCTACATCAGTTGTGCTCCATTTAAGCTCATCAAGCACACATTCACCTCTATAATTCAATACTTTCTTGCataattcagcattagaaaaATCTTCAGGTTTTTGAAGTCTATTACCTAGTTGATCAAAGATGAGGCATTTTAGATCGTCATCTATCCCTTGCTGCCACTCCACATTCCGATGCTTCTCTAATTTTTCATAGATTCCAAGTAACTGTCCAACTTTAATGCACTTGGTTCCCTCCTTTTTGAGGCAAAACTTCATAAGGTTGTACCTGGCTATGCTTCTAGACCACCTCTTATCCCTTGTCATtcgttttaaagaaaaacatgtTTCTTGCCCAACTAGCGAAAGCTTTGTCCAGTCAGAGCAAGTAAGCATGAACAGCGCATAAACCTCAAGAACAACAGCTCCAACTAGCAAGAAGTAAGTTACGGAAATGTCGACCGGAAAGTGTTTGTGCTCATCGATGATGATTGAGAAGGTAACCAATGCAGAAACAGAGGCCAAACAAGTAATGCAGCGGAGAAAGATTCCAAAACATGAGTGGACTAGCGTTGCTTTGGTGTAGAGCAAATCATATAAAAGTCCTAGCTCAAATTCTACCAATTGAAAGGCCTCGTCTGGTTTCAAGCAGCGAATCATATTGTTGCAAAGGTGTCCCTGCTTTCGATCAAGGATAAAGTCTGCAAATAAGACTTTCAGCCtcttgaaaaagaaatcaacTCGAAGTAGGAAGGTGCCATCAACTGGGCTTGTTACAGAATTTTCAACGTCGTTGTCCTTAGTTAAAGCTGTTTCTGAGAATAAGGAGGTTCTAGCTTGGTGCTTGAGGACATGAGCACGTAAGTCCTTTCTCCATACTTGATAATTCCTGCAGTGAACACTGGCATGGCTATAGAAAAGAAGGTGGTGTCACTGTCGAACGAAGACctcaataaaatataaattgcaACTCCTGTTTGAAAAACAAGACCAAGAAAATGCCTTAGCCATAACTCATTGTCTTCTAGAGAGTAAGCAGTAATAGTATCTGGGCCACCAAGGTGCAAGAGGAGGAACAGAGCCCAAAATGACTGGAGTGGGTGCTTTATCGGAATATTATTTCCCAAGGACCTGGCAATAACACCCAATGCAACAGTTGCCACCCAATCTGCTGACATGTATGTAGACCAAACAAGGACCTTGACCCATGTACTTGCCGTACTCTTTCTTTTGGAACCAAATGCAACGAGTATTACTTGTAATGAGAGGCTGAGTAAAACCAGTACTCGTATCTCCCATCCATGCCAAAGTTTTAGCAGTGTTTCAACAATAGTCATTGCCGGTCTTTTGTTTGCCTAAAACAAGAAATaactatacatatataattaacttcatGTTTGGACATCCCAAAAAGCAAACATAGGAAGATggacaaagaaaaatagagaaaaaggcattaacttttcaaatttctttattattctAAACTCCTTAATGTATTTTTTGT
It includes:
- the LOC108662404 gene encoding uncharacterized protein LOC108662404 produces the protein MTIVETLLKLWHGWEIRVLVLLSLSLQVILVAFGSKRKSTASTWVKVLVWSTYMSADWVATVALGVIARSLGNNIPIKHPLQSFWALFLLLHLGGPDTITAYSLEDNELWLRNYQVWRKDLRAHVLKHQARTSLFSETALTKDNDVENSVTSPVDGTFLLRVDFFFKRLKVLFADFILDRKQGHLCNNMIRCLKPDEAFQLVEFELGLLYDLLYTKATLVHSCFGIFLRCITCLASVSALVTFSIIIDEHKHFPVDISVTYFLLVGAVVLEVYALFMLTCSDWTKLSLVGQETCFSLKRMTRDKRWSRSIARYNLMKFCLKKEGTKCIKVGQLLGIYEKLEKHRNVEWQQGIDDDLKCLIFDQLGNRLQKPEDFSNAELCKKVLNYRGECVLDELKWSTTDVEFDESILLWHIATQLCYHDDNRTQGFSSLNACSKISRCLSEYMLYLVVMCPNMLPKGFGYIRYKKACEEVIDFFGRKRDMQMEEACKELLERGTNILQGNNIMEKLNVA